In Megachile rotundata isolate GNS110a chromosome 10, iyMegRotu1, whole genome shotgun sequence, the sequence ACCGTGGTTCCATCTCAAAGTCTATAGGTTTTCCATTGGATAACCAATCAATTGTTAGAGTCAAACTTGAATCTGTAACAGCATTACACCTAAAACAAAATgcattattaatacattttcatGTCGATTCAAAAATGAATTACAGTAGAATCTCGCTACATGACTCTACAGAGCGCAATACTAGTTTACCTAAATGTTGCAGTAGAACCTGCAGCAACTTCATAATCCTCAGGTTCATCCGTGATTCTCGTATGTTCTTTCACTACCAAATTACCAGTCGCCTCTACTTCTCCAAATTTATTCGAAGCGTGACACGTATAAACACCAGCGTCCAAgaatattacattttcaatttctaaatccccggaATCTAAAGTTTTGTATCGTCCTCCGGTTAATTCTTGACCTTTCCGTATCCATTTTACAGCTGGTTTTGGTGCTCCGAACACGCGACAAGTGATTCTTACTGTTTTACCATCGACAGTAGCCATGTCCGCCGGTGGTTGTATAATTTCAGGCTCTAAAGCTAACACGTTTACATATACATCTTTGTATACATAACCTAATGAATTAGTTGCATTGCAACCATAATTTCCCGTATCTTTCTTGGTTAGTTTTTCTATAATGATGGAATTCGCTGTAACTTTCCTACGCGGATTCGGTGGTGCTTCAGATATCGGTTTGCCATTATGAATCCATTTAATTTCAGGAGTGGGTACTCCACTAGCTGCGCATTTGAATTCAACAGTCTCGTCTTCAGCTGCATTTATAATTTCAGGTTCAATAGTGAAAAATGGTACTGCCATTACTTGCAAGTTTATAGAGTTTGATTTCGCATCTCCTACTCCGTTAGATGCCTCACAGGTATACGTTCCTTCATCTTTGAAATTGACATGTTTGATTATCAACGATTTACCGTAATTCCCTTGCGTTATCCTATCGTTCGTTTTAATCGGTTGACCATTTTTGCTCCACACTATTTGCGGCAATGGTGTTCCACCGTATATGCAATataattcgattttattaccGCGTAAGGCAACTTCATTTTTTCTACTAACATACTGTTTGACGGGTTCGTGTTTATTTTGACTAGCTGACGTTCCGGAAGAAATAACGTGTAATAAAACTCTATTTCCTATTTTGTATTCGTTTCTATATAACGACGTGGCAGCACACGCATAATAAAAATCATCAGAGGCATCGTATCTGGTTACATTACTGAACCAAAGATTACCCTCAGGATCTAACGTCATTCGCGAATTATTGATCGATTTGATGCTTCCAGCAATATTTTGAATCATCCAATATACGTTTGGTTTTGGCCAACCATCTGGCGGTTGACAGGTTAATTTAAATGGCTGTCCTTCATTAGCATCTAGACTTATGGGATTTTCATCTTTGAATGAATTTAGTTCAGCTTTTCGAACAAAAACAGAGTTAGATGTTGCTGTTCCCCATTCATTCTCTGCAAAACACTGGTACTGGCCCAAATCTTCGTCTCGAGGTCTTGAAATAACTAGTGTGCCTCTACCTGGCTGCTGAGATATACGATCATCATATGCTGGCCACTCAaaattttttccatttttaatcCAGCGATACCTAAATAAaccaaaatgataaaattaataaatgcaatGTAACATTCattcaatataatttaacaGGAAGACAATTAAAACTGATTATTTCAGTCCAGTTTAATGTTGTATATGATTATCttgtatattatacaatatatagtGCACACATAAATGTCGCATTGTTTACTGTTTTTCAATGCGTTTGTGACCACTCCCATACATCTACAATTTATACCACAAGTAAGGTATCTTTATCAGTACTGGTAACTTTATACCCCCTAAGTCTATGAGGTCATCCTGGTAATTAAGACCAGTTACTCTGGCTTCTTTGCAGGATAGAGACAGCATACTTAAGTATAAGTGCAATGAAACTACATGAATGAAATTTATCTGGAAAATGTTTCTcattctttgaaaattaatcTGAGCAAAAAATTACTCTTGTTTACATAGGAATTGTCAAAGTTTTTGATCAAAcagaaatgaaacaaaatatatttatttttcacttaAATTAACTTTACCTCGGTGCAGGTTCTCCTTCTGCTTCACATTCGATTAAAAACGGTTTGTCATTCTCATTAATCTTTGCTTGAGCCACTTGAAATAACTGCTCATCTGTCGGGGGTTGTTTGGATATCCGTGGTGGAGATTGGACTAATGAAAGATACAAATGACAATGATATAATATAGCAACTATGCAAAGTATCATATTTGTATGCAGTCTATTGAATTACTTTAGCAACTACATAAAactaagaaaaataaatataataaagggCTAAATATAAGGATTGGgacataatgaaattaaaaaattcttttatatttattacaaatattttttcaattaaatacatACTATAATTACATTCAGGTAAATTTAGtatgtaagcaaaatataaaattaaaatttgcaatcacataaaattttaataaaaaaatgtctacGACATAAaactcttttttaaataaataaaggtaATTTGTTTCTAGCATTTGCTACAATTTTCACCTCCTATAATATCCACGACACGgactataattaaaaattacgaaatattatgaaaaaacCTGATTAGCTGCATCATGTGTATAtaatatttcgaatttttgtGACATATACAATAATGTGTCCCAGAATATCCTTTAGCTCGAAATCGAAATGGGACAATAAGGGAGTAACAGAATTGTAATTCAAGCTTCGCAGCTCATTTAGTAGTTTGCCGAACAAAGAAAAGAACAACGAGCAAAAAGGATTTAAAGAGAAGAGGGATTTAAATCCTAGTGTATCGATTATTTTtctgaatgaaaatatttataaaacaaattattataaaaatatacgaaATATCGAATTCCACCGGTTCGGACAATGTGGGAGACATTACTGTAAAATGAGATGACGGAATTGCACTTACTTATAGCCGACGTCTGCAGTATCAGTGTTGAGATGACGCACACTATGAACTTCATGATCGGCCGGTATTTTCTCAAGCTAGAAATAGAAAAGTATTCATCAAAACATCAAAATTTGGTGTTAAATGATTTCTACTTCTGAACGACATAAATCATAGATTCACACCTCTATACATTCGTCCTTTGAATCTTTACAATTCAAAAGAATATACCAAATGAAATCACGACAGCCTTTGCAAACTTTATTCGCATTCATAAGAGATCTTTTTTTTGTGCAACGTCTGAACCACTTCGTATAAACTGTACAAATCATCACTTGAGataaacaaatgaaatttcggaatttcgtaAAAATATTACCCGATGATGCATACACTGTTGCTAATGGAGACGCAAAAACTGGGCGTGCTCTTCGCGGTATAAGAGAAACCaagaataacaaataaattaattcgaaGTTTCTCAGAAGCTAAAGACGTATTGTTTTCGGATTCGATCAATTCGAAACAGGTCCACGGAATGTTTAAAATTCtggtattttaggatttttttatCTTCGATTTTcacatacaaataatatattcgACTGTATAGCTAAAATACTATTGTCAATCGCATGGTTTGTTTTTGCCGGGAAGCGGAAACTAATCTTGCGATATCCCATACTTTATTGGCGACGTAATATTCATATATCCACGCAATATTGCGTACAAGTTTGACAATGCAAAATTTGTCGGTGATAAATATCCAATTCCGTACTACATTTAAATCCgttcacgcgatatcgcgtgatagATCGTTGGCGCGCAATCGTTGTGGCACACAACGATCGACCCATTTCTCAGCTTCGGCAGCAAACTAGTTCACACGTTCATTGCggaaacaattaataatattaatattataatcaataatattacattattgtTATTGGAATGAAACTGAGTCACGTTAGATTTAATTAATGTTACTGACATTAATCAAAATGTTAGAAAATTAGTATCGATAATGTTAGATCTAGGTTAACACGTTCACTGCGAACACAGTAGATTCACATTTGATCTACTTAATCttaatattgtcaatattaaaaatagtattaatGAAGTGTGGCACATATTTGCGGCATCCATAACAAACGTAGTAAATGAAATGATAAGTGTATAGTTATTAATACCAAGCAGGAAGTTAAGAACAGCAAAATTCGTAACCATCAAGAGTACAGATAACTGttccatatatgtatataattttaatgattaaTGGATCAAACATGTGTCAACCGACCGGCTAATCATGCAGCAAACCACAAATATAGAAAATCTACTTCTTAAATTGAAAACTAAGAAATCACGaataaatataacatataataacaaAACTCGTTTTCGGATCGCGCACGATCGTCGAAACAGGTGATGGTGTTACGATGATCTCACCAAAGTTGTCCTTCGAAATCATAACATAGTAAAAGTACATAAAATGAAGATTTTTACCACTGTTTTACTCAATCACCTTTCCACACTGTCGTCCTTTTCATGCAGTCTTGCAAAGAAACAGTATCGATCGGGCGTTAGTTAGAAATCGGATTTCTCATGGGGACCAAAAGGGAAAAAGGGAACACACGGGGCTGGGCAACGGGCACACCCGCGAACCAACATTGATCGCCGACGCTGCTCGTTCCTTTCGTGAATTTCGCACGATTTCTACCTAGGCGCCACTTTAATGCAATATTTCACTTTTTCATAATAAATAGCTCACCTATCTCAATATTTTAGGAAGTGTTCGAACGTTAAAATCCCATCATCACCAAGGCATCATCAAAAAACCACTGACTCGTACACGTAACGCACCGTACGGTACTGTACTACTGTAGATGTGCACAGTTGCATGTGTTGCAGACTCGACCCCCACCACTAGCCACTTTTACGGATACACTGATTCACACCGATGCATCCTCGCCTGAACTTAACGGACCCCTCACACGGAGCTGTTCTACGAAAAAGCTTGACATTTCGAAGATCTTTACGAACAACTATAAATACTTTATTCGATAAGGTAGTGCTTAAGTAAAATTTTCATTCAACACTTGATTAAGCGTAGTATTCTTTCGATCTTATTAGAAAATTACAGATTTGTTAATGAATTTCATTGAACGATGTGAATGTTCCTTTACAGAAGTGAGTGTCCTGTAACCAATAACGGTCGAGCATGGACTTAGGAATATAGAAACGAAGTATAAGTTAGGATTGACGGCTAGGAGAGTGAGGCCAACATGGGAGGGGGGACCTAATAGCCGATGCCCAAATTTGATTGGTTGCCTTTAAGTGTATGTTCTGTACCGCCAATTATGAGAAAGTTGATATCACTGATTAACACAGGTTGATAAAAGTGTGTaccctttcaaatttttaactttccaaagttataaattacaaatttacacattttttaatgtacaaatttcaaattttcaactttaaattttcaatttgtagtTGCACCAAATATCAACCAATAAAAGATAGGCTTTGATTTTCCTTATCCCCTCTCAAAGAATGGTCTGTTCTAATATTCTTAGATCTATACAATTCTAACAAGTCGCGCCAGATTCGAAAAAGGCGCGCCCCCTAAGTAAACGTTGATTCTATGTATAGGACGCTAAAGTGCAGCTGCGTATACTTTGCAAAAAGGGGGAAGAGGacacattttaaaattgacaCAGGTTAAATAAGGGTAACTGACGCGTCGTCATTCAAGCTGCGAGATCTACTTTCAATATATAAATACGGTGCACTATCATTACATAAGAAAATATATGAAACAGTACACTGTATCCTGAAACAGTTAAAGACGAATGAAGTTTCATTGAATACTTAATGATTTGTTACACATCAACCAGAGGTATCTtgatatttcttaaaataatcaTAGATACGGTTACATGGAAACAGTACACGTTCTAATCTTTTAACATTCGTTGCAcagatataaatattgtaataagaTAACTTTACTGGAAGAACCAATAACGGATTCTCTTTCTGATAAGAAATACGTTTGTGTAAATTTAAACCTTCGATCGAAAACTGGGTACAACGATGTAGGTCAAGCTGTATTCTACGAGTTAAATGCATGTTCAGCAAATATGTTTAGTTGCATTCGGTGAAGCCAAAATGTACGAACTATCATGTTCTATACTTCGCATACAAATTATGTTAGCAATTACGCTTGTAAACATATTTGGTCTTCGGGTTAGTTCCGACCACACATAGAGGGGTAACGAGCGTTGCTTACAAAGTACTCCGTCACCATTTCTTTTGGTTACGATTGATAGGATAGAACACATTGGGATGAGCTGGATGAGATACTAAATAAGTCGATGTTGACTTCCAACAAGAACTTACTGTTCATTCTGAATGTTTTATTCCATTCGTTAATACTATGTCGCGTGTAATTAAAACATTGAAATATGATATGTATGATATGTACTTGAAAAATCATaaagattttattttcattgtatccatacaataaaaattacaattatgaattacaagttaaaatatgtacatgcacgtcaaaacatatttctaaataactGTCCATTGATACTTGTTAATTCATTTGTAATTCTAGCTTAACATAGTATCTGTAGTACACATAATTTGGCAAAGTTTCAAAAAGTACAGTCTAGTACATAGAGCGTGTAAGAGCATTGTTGCAAATTTAGATTGGGGTAAGGAAAAACAACGATCCCTTAAATCTATGCGTTAAGCTTAACTTAGCTGAACCCATACAGCTGCATAATATTTTCAACTATgtattgattttttttattgtcaatatacaaaataaaaatttaactagtttatacaaatattaataataataatactaatagtacAAAAAGAAATTTGTAAGTAAAAGATCtgtttttgtacaaatttgatacaattaaaaaaaatattctttcaatattttaggTACTCTTTCTGATTATCTCAATCAGTTtagttaacaaaatatttaaaattacgatatataacaaaaataatttaaatatataagatcataattaaatacattataTGCCTATGTAAAAATAATGCGGTCCTGCATTCattcatatataaataaaaaaatttttgtcaatattatacaataaacatCTTAATATTGATTATCTTTCATGATACAATATATTTACATCAGTGATGGGCAGATTAAATGGCCACTGAAGAACTCATGGGCACCGGTTTACATGCTTAAAAAGAACCTAGAGAGAAAGTTTAAATTGAGACTAGAGAAAACTTAAAGAGAGGCAGGAAGGGACCAAGGAGAAGCCTAGGCAGAATTTGGGAACAACCTAGTGGAGGCTATAGAGAGCCTAGGAAATTACCTAGGATAATTTACGATCTGCCCACTTCTGATAATTAGACGAATACAGGGCTTGCAGGCTACTTTCTACTGGTGCCCGCGAGTGCCCTCCATACAGGTGCAATTGCTTATCACTGTATTAcactatataaataatataacgaATTGAATTCctagtttttaaaattacataatttgatACTGTTCTGGTTCTGTCTCATTAATATGTCGTAAAAAGAATGTAACTTTAACTTGTTCAACGTGACGACAAAGTTTCATTGCTAGACTAGTTCGAAGTTTCATATGTTGCGTTAGAGATGgcaaatttaacaataaaaacgCAAGTCCATCAATCTCCTGCAAAAATATTATCGATTAGTAATGCAAaactttgttattaaatttaatttacgaaTTACCTCTTGTCTCACTCTGTATGCAATGTCTTTGCAATCGTTCGTTTTTCTCAAATATCTGAAAACATCGTCTACGGTCCAGAATAATGGATTCGAATCGAGCTTTCGCGTTTTTGGCCGTCTTTGTTTCTTCTGCATTCTCACATATTCTGCATCCGCATCCGAACAATCAGATTCGATACTTGTATCCCAATCACGCTCCCTCTTGTTTGCTCTAGTAATGGCATTACTTTGGTTATATTTCGTCGAATGTTGTTTATTGCTTAAACTATTAGGGCTTTCTCTATCTTTTGTTTTTCTGTTATCATTAAACGAACTTCCAGAATCTTCTGATGCGTTACTCGATGGCGGCTCTGTTTTAAATTCATCAGATTTCTCTCCTTTTTCCAAACCTTTCTGAATCATGATATCTATTTCAGAAAGAGGTGGCCGTCCATCAAGGGTTTCCTCAACCCCTGATACATGTTTAGCCAGATCCAATGACATGAATGGCATTTCGTCCTCTTGATCGAAGTCATCGTGAGTTTCCTTTTCTCTGTTCGCCCATCTACCACGTCTCCTTTTTCGTCTACCACCCCATGGTTTTGGTTTCTGCACCATGATACTTGTGTAACCCTTTGGCTTACCTCTTCTGCCGGTACCCATGGATGCTGCTAACATTAATTGTTCGATCAATAAAAGTCACGATAACATGAAATACGAATATAACGAAATAATTACTCACTGAATTTTGTTTTGGAAGTCTTATGACATTTATCTGGACATTCGTTTTCGGGTACATATAAAGGGCCAAATAAATTTGGGCACACCATTAATTTCCTACAAATGTTTCTACAAAAATCAGCTACCATGTCTCCAGATGTTACAACAGCAACACTAGCGcgatatgtattatttttatgctTTGCTTTTAAAACTTCTAAATGGTATCCAGGATCCGGCTTCGAGTCACACTGAAGTACTTTTAGAATACGAGCGCTTCTATACCCAACGGACACGATCATTGATAATACTTCTCTCATAACTAAAATTACTGGACCAGGTCCTACTGCTTTCGGTAAAGTTGCTAATTTTCCTTTGGAAATCATAGGACCAGTAAAACACCGGTAATTGAAATATATCTTTGGACACCACAGTGATGAACGCGGTTCAGATATTGGTATATCCAAAACATTGTTCTTTTTGTCTTCTTTCTCAGGCATTTGTAACTTCTTACAGATTTCTATATAGTCTTTTGGCGGTTTCAATGGATAATGATTAGATTCGCACCATCCAACAGGAAATATTTGCAAGGAATGCATGTCAACTATATGTTCCGGTTTTGTGTTTTCGTAATTGTCTAATTTCAACCATAAAAGATTGTCAACGATTTTTGTAATGTGCGCTGCGCAAATCACATTTTCGGACTCTGGATCAACTGCTTCTAACCGCATACCACATTCAAAGCCTGCATCAGTGGCACTTTGCCTCTCAGGAAATAGAGTCTCTTCTGCAGCAGTTGTTTGGGTGTCTCTTAAATATTCATCCCAGTCGAATTCGTCTTCTTTTGAAGTCCAACCATTCGGGTGTACTATTCTGAAAGTGATAAAACATTCGGTTGCAATAAACGTTTTTGAACAGAATGTTAGGAAAAGATATATTATACTTACTTGATATTATGTTTCTTTGCCCATCCAACTGGAAATATATATGGATATTCTGCTGTACAAAGCCAAGTATTTTTTTCTGTACTGTTGTATGTACATGCTTCAAGATCAATTCCTTTTGATGATTCATTATAAGTATcaatatgtacaagaaagtaagTATCATCGAATACTTTAATGACAGTAGCTGgacatatatttatttgattGGTGGGACTTAAAGCTTCCACTTTCATGCCAACTTTAAATTCATGTTTGGGATGTTCTACAAAGTTATTAAATAACTCTTCTGGAAGATCATAATTTTTTGGTGTGGACTCTAACAGGTCCTTCCATTCCTCATATGTGTGCAAATCTACTATAGAACTAGGAGGTTCTAGAAACCAATTAGAGTCTGATTTAGATGCAAATCCATATGGATGAAGGTGTTCTGATGTACAAAACATCCAAAAGTCTTTACGTGATGAACCAGGAGTATCATATCTTAATAGAAGTCGTCCTCCTACATTCTCTATGATCTAAAGCAGTAAtacatatgttaaataaaaatccacatataataaaatgaaatctgCAAATGTATCCTTACCGTAGCAACCCATAATTTGTAAGGATGTAGTATATCACTAACTTCAACTTTCATGCCTTGTTTAATTCTTTCCGTCATGCTTAGTCCTTCCTGCAAACAAGggtaattaataatgaaaaatgaagttaacattttattacatataaatttgtaagcAATCACTAACTCCTGACAACATTTCTGATGGAACAGTACGAGCTGTTTTTAAGAATTCAGGTAATGTTTCCATACAATCTGGCGATCTTTGGAGCACAATATCAGGTGGTTctaactttttattattttttacacacCAACCAAGTTCATGAGCAGCCTCTTTAGTAAGATTGAACCAAAATTCCAACGATCTATCATCTCCACCAAAATATCGTAGCCGTAATAAAGGGCCACATGCTACTACAATAGAAGCTACCCaatatttaatatcttcttcatttgtattttttgaaactgGCACTTCAAGAGACATGCCAATTTCAATGCCGCTTTGAAGTGTCAGCTCCACATGTGGAAACATAATTtgtggtacttccacgctttCTGTGGCATCAAGATAATCTTGCCAAAAGAAACCATAttctgaaaaataaattttaattttttattatggcttaataatacattcaacatattctaaatttacaaaataaattaatacctgtagaagtaaattatattattcatgtttaattatggtttatcaaatttttaaaagtacaaaaaataaaaattattaatgaaattaattgattatatgtgcatatttttaatatttaataattcataattatcttatgataacagaattatattttttaaaattcatatctaaaaatattaaaataattagcaAGATTAATCATTATCGAAACGATACGATTAACGAAATGATATAAACTTTTTCGCGCGTTTTATTAACGATTTGGCAAACCCCAGACGACAAGCTAACGTAATTTAAAAAACCTTGCAAATGCATTATATATAACGTCCGTAGCAGAATCAACGATGTACAGTCGAAGCTGTTTCAAAAAACTTAAAAAGGTTAccaaataatagaaattataattttaatataaacatcaatgttatataataaaaattgcacaaatCAAAGTATGAAACGGTCATGAATACAATTAATTTGATCTTACCACCTTCTTGCATTTTCTCTTGTGATCGATTCTCGCAAGGTTCCATGATTtcgttataatattataatgcctgtacataaatacattaaaatcaATTTCCATTGTGACCGCgttaatatagaaatgtatatgCAATGTCAGTTGATAACGAATATCTTCAAtagattgtaaaatattttacaacttaCCTCTTTTATTGTAAGCGCttattttcgaaatttgagtgagttcgttttaaagaaaaatagtaTGGTCAATCGTAGCCGTCCGTGCCGCTCTATAGTGGTCTACCGTGCGTATCTTCTCTGTTGTTTGCTATCTCTCTTGTGCGACGAGCTTGGCGCAATCGTACCGAATATCAGAGCTACCTAGTTTGAATTGGCCAACATTTTGAATTACCTTCGAGCATATACATTTTATGAACTGACCACTACTTTATTGTGGAGTTTCTcaaaatataagtttgattctACTACCGAACTGGGAGCAAATTTTGTGTGAATCACATTATATAGCAAGTAACCCA encodes:
- the LOC100879760 gene encoding scm-like with four MBT domains protein 2 isoform X5, producing the protein MEPCENRSQEKMQEGEYGFFWQDYLDATESVEVPQIMFPHVELTLQSGIEIGMSLEVPVSKNTNEEDIKYWVASIVVACGPLLRLRYFGGDDRSLEFWFNLTKEAAHELGWCVKNNKKLEPPDIVLQRSPDCMETLPEFLKTARTVPSEMLSGEGLSMTERIKQGMKVEVSDILHPYKLWVATIIENVGGRLLLRYDTPGSSRKDFWMFCTSEHLHPYGFASKSDSNWFLEPPSSIVDLHTYEEWKDLLESTPKNYDLPEELFNNFVEHPKHEFKVGMKVEALSPTNQINICPATVIKVFDDTYFLVHIDTYNESSKGIDLEACTYNSTEKNTWLCTAEYPYIFPVGWAKKHNIKIVHPNGWTSKEDEFDWDEYLRDTQTTAAEETLFPERQSATDAGFECGMRLEAVDPESENVICAAHITKIVDNLLWLKLDNYENTKPEHIVDMHSLQIFPVGWCESNHYPLKPPKDYIEICKKLQMPEKEDKKNNVLDIPISEPRSSLWCPKIYFNYRCFTGPMISKGKLATLPKAVGPGPVILVMREVLSMIVSVGYRSARILKVLQCDSKPDPGYHLEVLKAKHKNNTYRASVAVVTSGDMVADFCRNICRKLMVCPNLFGPLYVPENECPDKCHKTSKTKFTASMGTGRRGKPKGYTSIMVQKPKPWGGRRKRRRGRWANREKETHDDFDQEDEMPFMSLDLAKHVSGVEETLDGRPPLSEIDIMIQKGLEKGEKSDEFKTEPPSSNASEDSGKQTRGSVIGIQVSNLIVRMRMQNM